From a region of the Tenggerimyces flavus genome:
- a CDS encoding YdeI/OmpD-associated family protein yields the protein MSTQTFKATVEVGRDGRVIVEVPFDPDEVWGTKATHHLTGSMDGKGLRAVLEKEGDGYRFVLGPAWGRGCRIDDGQQVTVVLSPEGPQRAELDPDFAAALDAEPKAGEFFDSIAQFYRKAYLTYIGATKRSPEKRVARIAEVVGLLKAGVKQRPGT from the coding sequence GTGAGTACGCAGACGTTCAAGGCCACGGTGGAAGTCGGGCGCGACGGACGCGTCATCGTCGAGGTGCCGTTCGATCCGGACGAGGTGTGGGGAACGAAGGCGACCCACCACCTGACCGGATCGATGGACGGCAAGGGGCTGCGCGCCGTGCTCGAGAAGGAGGGCGACGGCTACCGGTTCGTGCTCGGTCCCGCGTGGGGGCGCGGCTGCAGGATCGACGACGGCCAGCAGGTCACCGTCGTGCTCAGCCCGGAGGGACCGCAGCGCGCCGAACTCGATCCCGACTTCGCTGCCGCGCTGGACGCGGAACCCAAGGCTGGCGAGTTCTTCGACTCGATCGCGCAGTTCTACCGCAAGGCGTACTTGACGTACATCGGCGCGACCAAGCGCAGCCCGGAGAAGCGTGTCGCGCGGATCGCCGAGGTCGTCGGGCTGCTCAAGGCTGGGGTGAAGCAGCGGCCGGGGACTTGA
- a CDS encoding DMT family transporter, translated as MEKRLSNALPLIAALTTVVMWAAAFVGIRAAGRELSAGPLSLGRLVVASVVLGIFVALRRERFPQRRDWLPIVGLGVLWFGAYNVLLNEGERHVDAGTASMVVGVGPLLIAILAGVFLREGFPRPLVAGFAVAFVGAVTIGIATSSSPSTNALGTLLCLGAALAYAVAVVLQKPLLSRVSALELTWLACTIGAIACLPFAPQLISELRVASGSTIAWVVFLGLGPTALAFTTWAYALARTSAGKMGVTTYLVPPITILLGWLMLSEVPPWLAIVGGALCLVGVVVARNWKPKVKSPAAASPQP; from the coding sequence GTGGAGAAGCGCCTCTCGAACGCCCTGCCGCTGATCGCCGCTCTCACGACGGTCGTGATGTGGGCGGCAGCGTTCGTCGGCATCCGCGCCGCGGGGCGCGAGCTGTCCGCCGGGCCGCTGTCGCTCGGCCGGCTGGTCGTCGCGAGCGTGGTGCTCGGCATCTTCGTGGCGCTGCGGCGGGAACGGTTTCCGCAGCGGCGTGACTGGCTGCCGATCGTCGGCCTCGGCGTGCTGTGGTTCGGCGCGTACAACGTGCTGCTGAACGAGGGCGAGCGACACGTCGACGCGGGCACGGCCTCGATGGTCGTCGGCGTAGGGCCGCTGCTGATCGCGATCCTGGCCGGTGTCTTCCTGCGCGAGGGCTTCCCGCGCCCGCTCGTCGCCGGCTTCGCGGTGGCGTTCGTCGGCGCCGTCACGATCGGCATCGCGACGTCGAGCTCGCCGTCGACGAACGCTCTCGGCACGCTGCTCTGCCTGGGCGCCGCGCTCGCGTACGCGGTCGCCGTCGTGCTGCAGAAACCCTTGCTCAGCAGGGTTTCCGCGCTGGAGCTCACCTGGCTGGCCTGCACGATCGGCGCGATCGCGTGCCTGCCGTTCGCGCCGCAGCTGATCTCGGAGCTGCGGGTGGCGTCGGGCTCGACGATCGCGTGGGTGGTGTTCCTCGGCCTCGGTCCGACGGCGCTCGCGTTCACCACCTGGGCGTACGCGCTCGCCCGCACCAGTGCCGGCAAGATGGGCGTGACCACGTACCTCGTCCCGCCGATCACGATCCTGCTCGGTTGGCTGATGCTCTCCGAAGTCCCACCCTGGTTGGCGATCGTCGGAGGCGCGCTCTGCCTAGTCGGCGTCGTGGTCGCCCGCAACTGGAAGCCGAAGGTCAAGTCCCCGGCCGCTGCTTCACCCCAGCCTTGA
- a CDS encoding Type 1 glutamine amidotransferase-like domain-containing protein encodes MGLLALMGSGETSPTMVRIHRELVERLGVRSPQAVLLDAPYAFQENVAGISANAQRYFRESVGLTVSVVSELSGFPDAGIAALRTADWVFSGPGSPSYALRCWHDGPYERALRERVRTGIGVTLFASAAAATAGAVTLPVYEVYKVGADPHWLPGLDLLGELDLPVALIPHYDNNEGRNHDTRYCYLGERRLAVLEKELPDDAAVVGIDEHTAALIDLETSVVEVLGKGGLTVRRAGRSTVLPSGTTLSLDELRQLLREARSAVPAATGPVSSTTVAESPESFTLMELTAECEVRFEAALSERDASAMTRAILDLESAIREWAADTEEDEGTNQAADALRSMIVRLGSVADKGIRDPRTVFGPIVEPLVAVRRQLREDSLWEYADQVRDALAAGGIELRDGPDGTEWHLQTADPLH; translated from the coding sequence GTGGGGCTGCTCGCGTTGATGGGGTCGGGCGAGACGAGCCCGACGATGGTGCGCATCCATCGCGAGCTGGTCGAGCGGCTCGGCGTGCGGTCGCCGCAGGCCGTGCTGCTGGACGCGCCGTACGCGTTCCAGGAGAACGTGGCGGGCATCTCGGCCAACGCGCAGAGGTACTTCCGCGAGAGCGTCGGCCTCACCGTGTCGGTCGTGTCGGAGCTGTCGGGCTTCCCCGACGCGGGGATCGCGGCGTTGCGTACGGCCGACTGGGTGTTCTCGGGTCCGGGCAGCCCGTCGTACGCGCTGCGCTGCTGGCACGACGGCCCGTACGAACGCGCCCTGCGCGAACGGGTCCGTACCGGCATCGGCGTCACGCTGTTCGCCTCGGCCGCGGCGGCGACCGCCGGTGCGGTGACGTTGCCCGTCTACGAGGTCTACAAGGTCGGGGCGGATCCGCACTGGTTGCCCGGGCTCGACCTGCTCGGTGAGCTCGACCTGCCGGTTGCGTTGATCCCGCACTACGACAACAACGAGGGACGCAACCACGACACGAGGTACTGCTACCTCGGCGAACGGCGACTCGCGGTGCTCGAGAAGGAGCTGCCCGACGATGCCGCGGTCGTCGGGATCGACGAGCACACGGCAGCGCTGATCGACCTCGAGACGTCGGTCGTCGAGGTCCTGGGCAAGGGCGGGTTGACGGTGCGGCGAGCGGGGCGCAGCACCGTCCTTCCGAGCGGAACGACGTTGTCGCTCGACGAGCTGCGGCAGCTGCTTCGCGAGGCGAGGTCGGCGGTCCCGGCTGCGACCGGGCCGGTTTCGTCAACGACGGTTGCGGAGTCGCCGGAGTCGTTCACGTTGATGGAGCTCACGGCGGAGTGCGAAGTCCGCTTCGAGGCCGCGTTGTCCGAGCGCGACGCGTCGGCAATGACGCGGGCGATCCTCGATCTCGAGTCGGCGATCCGCGAGTGGGCGGCCGACACCGAGGAGGACGAGGGTACGAACCAGGCCGCCGACGCGCTCCGAAGCATGATCGTCCGGCTCGGATCCGTTGCGGACAAGGGCATCCGCGATCCGCGTACGGTGTTCGGCCCGATCGTCGAACCGCTCGTCGCGGTGCGCCGCCAGCTCCGCGAGGACTCGTTGTGGGAGTACGCGGACCAGGTGCGGGACGCGTTGGCCGCTGGTGGGATCGAGCTGCGCGACGGCCCCGACGGGACGGAATGGCACCTACAGACGGCTGATCCGCTTCACTGA
- a CDS encoding NEW3 domain-containing protein — protein MRTIYAPLTLLMALVLAAVSTPLATARTETPVNVDAAIRPAGGMKAVQTGGNTVGDVIRETRPRADGYRHIDTPATIDVLKRLGVNTYVYLIWNSPTDWDDLVHEFAPAAERAGIRLWLYLVPPSECQDSPIRHENGRCSRPFTNDYVRWAKEIATLSKAHPNVVAWALDDFFSQLPPEEVQEMQRVQDAINPRLGFYTTVYYHDAINGAFYDRYEGLIDGIIYPYTGANSNTEDASHVGPNLEAILAQTEPRGLGVVLLAYTGRFLSAVTPPTDRYIADVIAETQPYLDSGRVHGITLYGLPIADERPLTALNRARSGTGWLSLSPAIFARTEPGDFAQAEQRIRIDPRAKSYGLEFSDLDIYYDQNSTSKQYHHRQILVDGEVVWESNEPGAGGTWHRHYVDLTDALRGKRSATLAIRLVDKTSLSLWTGVIVDDLVAKGFQLTNPGFEERGGWTLSKNSDSVLPGLFHFADFAPSNALEAARAAFAGKPHEQSSAGPADHAAGDAMEGQGRLRLAVQPFTTTLAGASATASQVLTVDPDSPRYEIDFFQTSPHTPYPGFDGAHQVTVRIDGKPVWTRDANWQYPFWENGNGLQGPIDVTDFVAGKQRVTLTFELRGLARSPAVGPNRAVDFGFDRLQTVGLAGRDFGFETGRGWRLTSEGPLTAEIHRPSRRAEAGRVVVKAGQVVGRPGTTVAVPVTVTNDTAAPLTGSLTASLPDGWSTSPAEQPFGPVPAGGTARATTSVVVPADAAPGSYWVVLDADSSAGTVKAASRVQLVGDTIVFTPGTDAEGPWLSEPDGSQLDGEIFDGRGRFADATTSFTYLFDLPPDVASGTLTLHIGNQYLVRVSADGETWREILREPREIRDLSNLADHSFDLDAVREPGKPLYVRVEDSKTDDGWGGWLGRLRLDLQSS, from the coding sequence ATGCGGACGATCTACGCACCGTTGACCCTGCTGATGGCCCTCGTCCTTGCTGCCGTCAGCACACCCCTCGCCACCGCACGGACGGAGACCCCCGTGAACGTCGACGCCGCCATCAGGCCGGCCGGCGGTATGAAGGCCGTACAGACCGGCGGCAACACCGTCGGCGACGTGATCCGCGAGACGCGTCCCCGCGCGGACGGCTACCGCCACATCGACACGCCCGCCACGATCGACGTGCTGAAGCGGCTCGGCGTGAACACCTACGTCTATCTGATCTGGAACTCCCCCACCGACTGGGACGACCTCGTCCACGAGTTCGCGCCGGCCGCGGAACGCGCTGGCATCCGCCTCTGGCTCTACCTGGTGCCGCCCTCGGAGTGCCAGGACAGCCCGATCAGGCACGAGAACGGACGCTGCTCTCGCCCGTTCACCAACGACTACGTGCGCTGGGCCAAGGAGATCGCCACGCTCTCCAAGGCCCATCCCAACGTCGTCGCCTGGGCGCTCGACGACTTCTTCAGCCAGCTGCCGCCCGAAGAGGTCCAAGAGATGCAGCGCGTCCAGGACGCGATCAACCCGCGGCTCGGCTTCTACACGACCGTGTACTACCACGACGCGATCAACGGCGCGTTCTACGACCGCTACGAAGGCCTGATCGACGGCATCATCTACCCGTACACCGGCGCCAACAGCAACACCGAGGACGCCTCCCACGTCGGGCCGAACCTCGAAGCGATCCTGGCGCAGACCGAACCGCGAGGCCTCGGCGTCGTGCTGCTCGCGTACACGGGCCGGTTCCTCTCGGCAGTCACGCCACCCACCGACCGGTACATCGCCGACGTCATCGCCGAGACCCAGCCGTACCTCGACTCGGGTCGCGTCCACGGCATCACGCTGTACGGCCTGCCGATCGCGGACGAGCGCCCGCTCACAGCACTCAACCGCGCCCGCTCCGGCACAGGCTGGCTGAGCCTCTCGCCGGCCATCTTCGCCAGGACCGAGCCGGGCGACTTCGCCCAAGCAGAGCAGAGGATTCGTATCGATCCGCGGGCGAAGTCGTACGGCCTGGAGTTCTCCGACCTCGACATCTACTACGACCAGAACAGCACGTCGAAGCAGTACCACCACCGGCAGATCCTGGTCGACGGCGAGGTCGTATGGGAGTCGAACGAGCCCGGGGCTGGCGGCACCTGGCACCGCCACTACGTCGACCTCACCGACGCGCTGCGCGGCAAGCGAAGCGCCACGCTCGCGATCCGGCTGGTCGACAAGACCAGCCTGTCGCTCTGGACCGGGGTGATCGTGGACGACCTTGTCGCCAAGGGGTTCCAGCTCACCAACCCGGGTTTCGAGGAACGCGGCGGCTGGACACTGTCTAAGAACAGCGACTCGGTCCTCCCGGGTCTGTTCCACTTCGCCGACTTCGCGCCGAGCAACGCGCTGGAGGCGGCCAGGGCGGCGTTCGCGGGCAAGCCCCACGAGCAGTCATCGGCAGGACCTGCCGACCACGCCGCCGGCGACGCGATGGAGGGACAGGGTCGGCTTCGGCTCGCCGTGCAACCGTTCACGACGACGCTTGCCGGCGCCAGCGCGACCGCGAGCCAGGTCCTGACCGTCGATCCGGACTCACCTCGGTACGAGATCGACTTCTTCCAGACCTCGCCGCACACCCCGTACCCGGGCTTCGACGGCGCGCATCAGGTGACCGTGCGGATCGACGGGAAGCCGGTGTGGACGCGGGACGCCAACTGGCAGTACCCGTTCTGGGAGAACGGCAACGGGCTGCAGGGACCGATCGACGTGACCGACTTCGTCGCGGGCAAGCAGCGCGTCACGTTGACGTTCGAGCTGCGCGGCCTCGCGCGGAGCCCGGCGGTAGGCCCGAACCGAGCGGTGGACTTCGGCTTCGACCGCCTCCAGACGGTGGGCCTCGCCGGTCGCGACTTCGGCTTCGAGACCGGTCGCGGCTGGCGCCTCACGTCCGAGGGTCCGCTGACCGCGGAGATCCACCGGCCGTCGCGGCGTGCGGAGGCCGGGCGGGTCGTGGTCAAGGCCGGCCAGGTGGTCGGGCGGCCCGGAACCACGGTCGCCGTCCCGGTGACGGTCACGAACGACACCGCGGCGCCGCTCACCGGATCCCTGACCGCCAGCCTGCCGGACGGCTGGTCGACCTCGCCCGCCGAGCAGCCGTTCGGGCCGGTTCCCGCCGGCGGCACGGCACGAGCGACGACCTCCGTCGTCGTCCCGGCGGACGCGGCCCCGGGCAGCTACTGGGTCGTCCTGGACGCGGACTCGTCCGCGGGCACGGTGAAGGCTGCGAGCCGGGTCCAGCTGGTCGGCGACACGATCGTGTTCACGCCGGGCACGGACGCCGAAGGACCGTGGCTCTCCGAGCCGGACGGGTCGCAGCTGGACGGCGAGATCTTCGACGGCCGTGGGCGGTTCGCGGACGCTACGACCTCGTTCACGTACCTGTTCGACCTGCCTCCGGACGTGGCCAGCGGCACGCTCACCCTGCACATAGGCAACCAGTACCTCGTGCGGGTGTCGGCCGACGGCGAGACCTGGCGGGAGATCCTGCGCGAACCGCGGGAGATCCGTGACCTGTCCAACCTCGCCGACCACTCGTTCGACCTCGACGCGGTGCGCGAGCCGGGCAAGCCCTTGTACGTGCGGGTCGAGGACAGCAAGACCGACGACGGCTGGGGCGGCTGGCTGGGCAGGCTGCGGCTCGACCTCCAGTCCTCGTAG